The genomic stretch ACTCCATAAGTTCAAACGAAATGATCTTACAATTGGAAAATTTAACAGCTTTATATTTTCTAAATGGTGAAGGAGATGGCTGCGACGGTTTTACAGCTAGTTTTATATTTTCAGAAAATATTTATAATTTCTCTAATGTTATCTCAAATTGTAAAAACAAAGAATTAAAAAATTTCAAATGCATCACGAAAATTGATGAACAATCTATTACATATCATGAATATTTATCTTGTGACAACAAACTAGTTTTATACAATAAAAGTAAAAAAGTAAATGAAGGATTAATTAGAAACTTCAAAGGAATTCAAGTTATTACTCAAGGTTTAAAAAACGCCAGTGTTACTTCTAATCTAAAAATGAGAGAAAAACCTTCGAAAGATTCAAAATCATTCGATTGCTTTTTTAGTCACCTGGATGATGAAAACTTAAGTAATAAGGAAATTTCGTTCATTCCTAAAAATTATATGATTACGGTTATTGCTAAAACAAAAACTGAAGATTATATAGGTGATAAAAAAAATTTCTGGTATTTAATTTCTCCTATCTCTGATTCTTATAATGGATGTTTATTAAAAAATTCAAATCAAAAAGAAGGTTGGGTTTTTGGAGAATACATCAAATTCAATAACTAGGGACCAGCGCATAACAGCACCTTAACGCTTCGCTTCGGCACTTACGGCCTCGCTCGGTCTGCGACACATAGGCTTCTGGCACTCCCCTTGCATTCGCAAGTGTCGTGGCCAGTCCCTAACGTCCCGTTCCGGGACTCAGGGTCAGCCTACGTCGTTAAGGCTATTTCGTTATGCGCAATCATAATAAAAAATAGGAGCACCAAAATGAAATTAACGTTCTCTCAAGTTTATCAACCTCAAAGTAAAACTATTCTAAAATTCAACTATTTTGATCCAATTCTATTCAGAGATTCAAAATACTATATAGATCCAATTTTAATTCCAAAATCATCTTCTAAAATTATTTCTAAATCCTATCCAGATTTTTTAGATTATTTCAAAAAGCTTCTCTTGATATTAAAGAATGTCAAAAACGCAGACAAAAGTGATACTTTTTGGAGAACAAGTATAAAACAATTTAGCTTTAAGGAAATATCTGCCTTTCATTTGGGATATGGTCATTCTAACCAAGGAAGTGGCCTAACATCCACGCTTTCGGAAAGAATTTTGAAAACTTCTCTAGATATAATAAGGGCTGGCTATAGCGACCCAGAAATATTCACTATTGTTGGTTTTTTAGAAGAAGGTATAGGAGCTGATCGCATAAGCGACATGGTTGGAAATATATTATTACCACATTTCATTGAATATACCAATGAAATCTTATCTGGCTGTAAAAATACAAAACTTTTAGAAACTAAAATTAATAATATTACCTATAAACTTCCATATAATCCAAAAAATAATAATCCTATCATATTATTACCAAAGGATATTTTAAGACGTTTACCTGAAGCAACGGACAAGTCAGATATTATAAACATAGTCGGTCATAATGAAGATTTAAGAAAT from Leptospira montravelensis encodes the following:
- a CDS encoding SH3 domain-containing protein codes for the protein MKKKISFIVILLLPLALKSEKLIFGENSISSNEMILQLENLTALYFLNGEGDGCDGFTASFIFSENIYNFSNVISNCKNKELKNFKCITKIDEQSITYHEYLSCDNKLVLYNKSKKVNEGLIRNFKGIQVITQGLKNASVTSNLKMREKPSKDSKSFDCFFSHLDDENLSNKEISFIPKNYMITVIAKTKTEDYIGDKKNFWYLISPISDSYNGCLLKNSNQKEGWVFGEYIKFNN